A window from Synechococcus sp. RSCCF101 encodes these proteins:
- a CDS encoding DUF4912 domain-containing protein, with protein sequence MSKALSSLARLTLRQLRQIASDLGVTLYSRKSKEDLVSAIESEQQQTGADMLAVEAELTPAPVEPDAPTRVVFLPRDPQWAYVFWEISESERSEAQQSGATQLCLRVADVTGLQDGSAHPHTLQEIPVESHATEWYLPVPLSDRDYRVELGYRSNQKGWISLAFSSVARVPALHPSDQILDQFVPFSLETAPAPAPAPEASVPAAAPPSDTGLHERLYQTATNRWRRIGRGSEAFHELEDSAQGGLSEGFSDSAQGLWASGRNESGIGGVAPRQRSFWLVADAELIVYGATDPSARLTIGGEDVPLSSDGTFRIQVPFRDGQQLYPIEAVAADGEQKRNITLRFERVTPEDNSNPSHEAVAEWF encoded by the coding sequence GTGAGCAAGGCTCTCTCCTCTCTGGCCCGCCTGACCCTGCGCCAGCTCCGCCAGATCGCGAGCGATCTTGGAGTCACGCTCTACAGCCGCAAGTCCAAGGAGGACCTGGTCAGCGCGATCGAGAGCGAGCAGCAGCAGACCGGGGCCGACATGCTGGCTGTGGAGGCCGAGCTCACCCCCGCGCCTGTCGAACCCGACGCCCCCACCCGGGTGGTGTTCCTGCCCCGGGATCCCCAGTGGGCCTACGTGTTCTGGGAGATCTCCGAGAGTGAGCGCAGCGAGGCTCAGCAGAGCGGTGCGACCCAGCTCTGCCTGCGCGTGGCCGACGTGACCGGCCTTCAGGACGGCTCGGCCCACCCCCACACCCTGCAGGAGATCCCGGTGGAGAGCCACGCCACCGAGTGGTACCTGCCCGTGCCCCTGAGCGATCGGGACTACCGGGTTGAACTGGGCTACCGCAGTAACCAGAAGGGCTGGATCTCCCTGGCCTTCTCCTCCGTGGCACGGGTGCCCGCGCTGCACCCCAGCGATCAGATTCTCGACCAGTTCGTGCCCTTCTCCCTCGAGACCGCCCCCGCTCCCGCCCCGGCACCGGAAGCCTCGGTTCCCGCGGCCGCCCCTCCGAGCGACACGGGCCTGCACGAGCGCCTGTACCAGACGGCCACCAACCGCTGGCGGCGCATCGGCCGTGGGTCGGAGGCCTTCCACGAACTTGAGGATTCCGCACAGGGCGGCCTCAGCGAGGGCTTCAGCGATTCGGCCCAGGGCCTCTGGGCCAGTGGCCGCAACGAATCCGGCATCGGTGGCGTGGCCCCGCGCCAGCGCTCCTTCTGGCTCGTGGCGGATGCCGAGCTGATCGTCTACGGCGCCACCGATCCCTCGGCACGCCTGACCATCGGCGGTGAGGATGTGCCCCTCTCCAGCGATGGCACCTTCCGCATCCAGGTGCCGTTCCGCGATGGCCAGCAGCTCTATCCGATCGAAGCCGTGGCTGCCGACGGCGAGCAGAAGCGCAACATCACCCTCCGTTTCGAGCGGGTCACCCCGGAAGACAACAGCAACCCCAGCCACGAAGCCGTGGCCGAATGGTTCTGA
- a CDS encoding phycobilisome rod-core linker polypeptide: protein MALPLLKYAPTTQNSRVAPLRVGSDEDPKAASMDKAMDREDQNFVIEAAYRQIFFHAFKVDRDRTLESQLRDGQLTVRDFIRSLCLSDTFTRSFYNLNSNYKVARHLVEKLLGRQTYGKSEEIAWSAVLMTRGVKGMVDDILDSEEYLNAFGYDTVPYHRNRVVGSREVGETPFNITSPRYDAYYRGILGFPQIVFTGQARTLPERASQRRGGFPQDYLPWVRSLPALRSAPVLGNASMDYLSKVPYRSVGR from the coding sequence GTGGCTCTTCCCCTTCTGAAGTACGCCCCCACCACCCAGAACTCCCGGGTGGCTCCTCTGCGCGTGGGCTCGGATGAGGACCCGAAGGCCGCTTCCATGGACAAGGCCATGGATCGCGAGGACCAGAACTTCGTGATCGAGGCGGCCTACCGCCAGATCTTCTTCCATGCCTTCAAGGTGGACCGGGACCGGACGCTGGAATCCCAGCTGAGGGACGGCCAGCTGACGGTGCGGGACTTCATCCGCTCCCTGTGTCTGTCGGACACGTTCACCCGCAGCTTCTACAACCTCAACAGCAACTACAAGGTTGCCCGCCACCTGGTGGAGAAGCTGCTCGGCCGCCAGACCTACGGCAAGTCCGAGGAGATCGCCTGGTCCGCCGTGCTCATGACCCGCGGCGTCAAGGGAATGGTGGATGACATCCTCGACAGCGAGGAGTACCTCAACGCCTTCGGCTACGACACCGTGCCGTACCACCGCAACCGTGTGGTCGGCTCCCGGGAGGTGGGAGAAACGCCGTTCAACATCACCTCGCCCCGCTACGACGCCTACTACCGGGGCATCCTGGGCTTCCCCCAGATCGTCTTCACCGGCCAGGCCCGCACCCTGCCGGAGCGCGCCAGCCAGCGTCGCGGCGGCTTCCCTCAGGACTACCTGCCCTGGGTCCGGAGCCTTCCCGCCCTGCGCAGCGCACCGGTGCTGGGCAACGCGAGCATGGATTACCTCAGCAAGGTTCCCTACCGGAGCGTCGGTCGCTGA
- a CDS encoding phycobiliprotein lyase, translated as MSLSIPDALSFFQLSCGRWRSQRSSHHLLHRRAEAGGSLIVVDPLERGGELLRRVAEIHGQDPERVVGGCRVRWSGSMAWDQAGEAHEGESVFGLIPTDERGREGLLLRDRGYAETAPVAGRFRMDDRDGLVLSTAYEMMESLERFWFRGPDVRLRTSTVEGLSNTASFCMETRCVADARAAVESPAEQDVASAASAGAGLSSFGW; from the coding sequence GTGAGTCTCTCGATCCCGGACGCCCTGAGCTTCTTCCAGCTGAGCTGCGGCCGCTGGCGCTCCCAGCGCAGCAGCCATCACCTGCTGCACCGGCGGGCTGAGGCGGGCGGCTCGCTGATCGTGGTGGACCCGCTCGAGCGCGGCGGCGAGCTGCTGCGGCGGGTGGCGGAGATCCATGGCCAGGACCCCGAAAGGGTGGTGGGGGGCTGCCGGGTGCGCTGGAGCGGATCGATGGCCTGGGATCAGGCCGGCGAGGCCCACGAGGGGGAATCGGTGTTCGGCCTGATCCCGACCGATGAGCGTGGCCGGGAAGGCCTGTTGCTGCGGGATCGGGGCTACGCCGAAACCGCCCCGGTGGCCGGACGGTTCCGCATGGACGATCGGGACGGCCTGGTGCTCAGCACGGCCTACGAAATGATGGAGAGCCTTGAGCGGTTCTGGTTCCGGGGACCCGACGTGCGGCTGCGCACCAGCACGGTGGAGGGTCTCTCCAACACCGCCTCCTTCTGCATGGAGACCCGCTGCGTGGCGGACGCGCGGGCTGCTGTGGAGTCACCGGCGGAGCAGGACGTCGCATCGGCAGCGAGCGCCGGTGCAGGCCTCTCGAGCTTCGGCTGGTGA
- a CDS encoding DMT family transporter: protein MMAVAGTGPLVGVVAALGAALSWTLASSIWRTLSTSLSAIQLNALKNGLATLLLLPVLLALPWRDQSASIALLLLSGVVGISLGDSFYLAALRRLGTRRTLTVEALAPLLASVGGLWLMGEPVSGSAWLGAAMVTAAVVLVASQAGGSPGGGLPASPRSRLWGLACSLMAVVCGLIGAGLSRAVLAGGDLAPLQTSAIRLLGGLVLLLPWCGSALRRGRRAGAGQRRWLQVGLATFLGTNLGILLQQVVFQQLAVGPGVTLLSTAPVMALAVAHREGDAPRREGVLASLLSVTGVALALR from the coding sequence ATGATGGCAGTCGCCGGAACCGGTCCGTTGGTGGGTGTCGTGGCCGCGCTGGGCGCCGCCCTCTCCTGGACTCTGGCCAGCAGCATCTGGCGCACCCTGAGCACGTCGCTCTCGGCGATCCAGCTCAATGCCCTCAAGAACGGCCTGGCCACGCTGCTGCTGCTGCCCGTTCTGCTGGCGCTGCCCTGGCGGGATCAGTCCGCCTCGATCGCTCTGCTGCTGCTCAGCGGCGTCGTGGGCATCAGCCTGGGCGACAGCTTCTATCTCGCGGCCCTGCGGCGGCTCGGCACCCGCCGCACCCTCACCGTGGAGGCTCTGGCCCCCCTGCTGGCCAGCGTCGGCGGCCTCTGGCTGATGGGCGAGCCGGTCTCCGGCTCCGCCTGGCTGGGGGCGGCCATGGTCACCGCCGCGGTGGTGCTGGTGGCCTCCCAGGCCGGCGGCAGTCCGGGCGGCGGTCTTCCCGCGTCGCCGCGCTCCCGCCTGTGGGGCCTGGCCTGTTCGCTGATGGCCGTGGTCTGCGGCCTGATCGGGGCGGGCCTCTCGCGGGCGGTGCTCGCCGGCGGAGATCTGGCTCCGCTTCAGACCTCTGCCATCCGCCTGCTCGGCGGACTGGTGCTGCTCCTGCCCTGGTGTGGCTCAGCCCTGCGGCGCGGGCGCAGGGCCGGTGCCGGCCAGCGCCGCTGGCTGCAGGTGGGTCTGGCCACCTTTCTGGGTACCAATCTCGGGATCCTTCTGCAGCAGGTGGTGTTTCAGCAGCTTGCCGTCGGTCCGGGGGTGACCCTGCTGAGCACGGCGCCCGTGATGGCTCTGGCGGTGGCGCATCGCGAGGGGGACGCGCCGCGACGGGAGGGGGTGCTGGCCTCGCTGCTGTCGGTCACGGGGGTGGCTCTGGCGCTTCGATGA
- the sufR gene encoding iron-sulfur cluster biosynthesis transcriptional regulator SufR gives MATTAQPATRDAVLAVLLRLGECSAADLASELGLSVQILRRHLRSLQESGLVESTPTPTGPGRPCNRWTLTRQGRSRFPDASEAFALDLLDSLVQHLPKSTLQGLLEQQLHDKALHYSRAIPSGDLESRVQQLVHLRRQEGHLSEASPEPDGPGWRISEMHCSVARIAEQHPIICDLELKLIRALFPDCRVERVHWRLQEGHSCGFRLTPSAPVAADASL, from the coding sequence ATGGCCACCACCGCTCAGCCAGCAACACGGGATGCAGTCCTGGCCGTGCTGCTTCGGCTGGGTGAGTGCAGTGCGGCGGATCTCGCCAGCGAGTTGGGCCTGTCTGTTCAGATCCTGCGCCGCCACCTGCGCAGCCTGCAGGAGTCCGGCCTTGTGGAGAGCACCCCGACCCCGACCGGTCCTGGCCGTCCCTGCAACCGCTGGACCCTGACCCGTCAGGGTCGCAGCCGCTTTCCGGATGCCAGCGAAGCCTTCGCCCTCGACCTGCTCGATTCACTGGTCCAGCACCTGCCGAAGTCCACGCTGCAGGGTCTGCTGGAACAGCAGCTGCACGACAAGGCCCTCCACTACAGCCGGGCCATCCCGAGTGGTGATCTCGAATCCCGCGTCCAGCAGCTTGTGCACCTGCGCCGGCAGGAGGGACATCTCTCCGAAGCCAGCCCGGAACCCGATGGCCCCGGCTGGCGCATCAGTGAGATGCACTGTTCGGTGGCCCGCATCGCCGAGCAGCACCCGATCATCTGCGACCTGGAGCTGAAGCTGATCCGGGCCCTCTTTCCCGACTGCCGGGTCGAGCGCGTGCACTGGCGGCTTCAGGAGGGCCATTCCTGCGGCTTCCGCCTCACCCCGTCAGCCCCGGTTGCGGCTGATGCCAGCCTCTGA
- the sufB gene encoding Fe-S cluster assembly protein SufB, with product MTATPAVGDLVSQPYKYGFVTDIETDKIAKGLSEDVVRWISAKKEEPSFLLEFRLRAFRHWQTMREPDWAALGYPRIDYQDIVYYAAPRQPEGKKASLDEVDPKLLETFDKLGIPLNEQKRLTNVAVDAVFDSVSVATTYKEKLAEHGVVFCSISEAVKEHPELIERYLGSVVPISDNYFAALNSAVFSDGSFVYIPKGVECPMELSTYFRINSGDTGQFERTLIIAEESSSVSYLEGCTAPMFDTNQLHAAVVELVALDDASIKYSTVQNWYAGDEEGRGGIYNFVTKRGLCRGARSHISWTQVETGSAITWKYPSCVLQGESSVGEFYSVALTNNCQQADTGTKMIHVGPNTRSTIVSKGISAGRSANSYRGLVQVGPKATGARNYSQCDSMLIGDRAAANTFPYIRSQQPDANIEHEASTCRLSENQLFYLQSRGIAFEEAVSMMVSGFCRDVFNQLPMEFAAEADKLLALKLEGSVG from the coding sequence ATGACTGCCACCCCCGCTGTTGGAGACCTTGTCAGTCAGCCCTACAAGTACGGCTTCGTCACCGACATCGAGACCGACAAGATCGCCAAGGGTCTGAGCGAGGACGTGGTGCGCTGGATCTCGGCCAAGAAGGAGGAGCCCAGCTTCCTGCTGGAGTTCCGGCTGCGGGCCTTCCGGCACTGGCAGACCATGCGCGAGCCCGACTGGGCTGCCCTCGGCTATCCCCGCATCGACTATCAGGACATCGTCTACTACGCGGCGCCCAGGCAGCCCGAGGGCAAGAAAGCAAGCCTTGACGAGGTGGATCCCAAGCTCCTGGAGACGTTTGACAAGCTCGGCATCCCCCTCAACGAGCAGAAGCGGCTGACCAACGTGGCTGTGGACGCCGTCTTCGACAGCGTTTCCGTGGCCACCACCTACAAGGAGAAGCTGGCTGAGCACGGCGTTGTCTTCTGCTCGATCAGTGAGGCGGTGAAGGAGCACCCGGAGTTGATCGAGCGCTATCTCGGCAGCGTGGTACCGATCAGCGACAACTACTTCGCAGCCCTGAACTCCGCGGTCTTCAGCGACGGCTCCTTCGTCTACATCCCCAAAGGCGTGGAGTGCCCGATGGAGCTCTCCACCTATTTCCGCATCAATTCCGGCGACACGGGCCAGTTCGAGCGCACCCTGATCATCGCCGAGGAGTCCTCATCGGTGAGCTACCTCGAGGGCTGCACAGCGCCGATGTTCGACACCAACCAGCTGCACGCCGCTGTGGTGGAACTGGTCGCTCTTGATGATGCGTCGATCAAGTACTCCACCGTTCAGAACTGGTATGCCGGTGACGAGGAAGGTCGCGGAGGCATCTACAACTTCGTCACCAAGCGCGGCCTCTGCCGCGGCGCCCGCAGCCACATCAGCTGGACCCAGGTGGAAACCGGCTCGGCGATCACCTGGAAGTACCCCAGCTGTGTGTTGCAGGGTGAGTCCTCCGTCGGCGAGTTCTACTCGGTGGCGCTCACCAACAACTGCCAGCAGGCCGACACCGGCACCAAGATGATTCACGTCGGGCCGAACACCCGCTCCACCATCGTCAGCAAGGGCATCAGCGCCGGCCGCTCCGCCAACAGCTATCGCGGTCTGGTGCAGGTTGGACCCAAGGCCACCGGGGCACGCAACTACAGCCAGTGCGATTCGATGCTGATCGGGGATCGTGCCGCCGCCAACACCTTCCCCTACATCCGCTCTCAGCAGCCCGACGCCAACATCGAACACGAGGCCAGCACCTGCCGGCTCTCGGAGAATCAACTCTTCTATCTGCAGAGCCGCGGCATCGCCTTCGAGGAGGCCGTCTCGATGATGGTCAGCGGCTTCTGCCGCGATGTGTTCAATCAGCTGCCCATGGAGTTCGCCGCCGAGGCCGACAAGCTGCTCGCCCTCAAGCTCGAGGGATCGGTGGGCTGA
- the sufC gene encoding Fe-S cluster assembly ATPase SufC, with product MTRTDAVPLLDIHDLHASVDGQPILKGVTLTLHRGEIHAVMGRNGSGKSTLSKVLAGHPAYTVTSGTVRYQGEDLLEMEPEERARIGVFLGFQYPVEVPGVSNLEFLRVATNARRAQQGLDELDTFSFEDHIQERLEVVQMDPAFLERSVNEGFSGGEKKRNEILQMALLQPHLAILDETDSGLDIDALRVVAAGVNQLAGPDNAMLLITHYQRLLDEITPDFVHVMAAGRILRTGDRSLALELERSGYDWVDKELALLEQASA from the coding sequence GTGACCCGAACCGACGCCGTTCCTCTTCTCGACATCCACGATCTCCATGCCAGTGTCGACGGCCAGCCCATCCTCAAGGGGGTGACGCTGACGCTGCACCGCGGCGAAATCCATGCCGTGATGGGTCGCAACGGCAGCGGCAAGAGCACCCTGTCCAAGGTGCTGGCCGGCCATCCCGCCTACACGGTCACCTCCGGCACCGTGCGCTACCAGGGGGAGGATCTGCTGGAGATGGAGCCCGAGGAGAGGGCCAGGATCGGGGTCTTTCTTGGTTTTCAGTATCCCGTCGAGGTTCCCGGGGTCAGCAATCTCGAGTTCCTGAGAGTGGCCACCAATGCCCGCCGCGCTCAGCAGGGCCTGGATGAGCTGGACACGTTCTCCTTCGAGGATCACATCCAGGAACGGCTGGAGGTGGTGCAGATGGATCCGGCATTCCTCGAGCGCAGCGTGAACGAGGGCTTTTCAGGTGGTGAGAAGAAGCGGAACGAGATTCTCCAGATGGCCCTGCTGCAGCCCCATCTCGCCATCCTCGATGAAACCGATTCCGGCCTCGACATCGATGCGCTGCGCGTTGTGGCCGCCGGCGTGAATCAGCTGGCCGGTCCGGACAACGCCATGCTCCTGATCACCCATTACCAGCGTCTGCTGGATGAGATCACACCGGACTTCGTGCATGTGATGGCGGCGGGTCGCATCCTGCGCACGGGCGACCGCAGCCTGGCGCTCGAGCTGGAACGCTCCGGCTACGACTGGGTCGACAAGGAGCTGGCCCTTCTGGAGCAGGCCTCAGCATGA